One Lacunisphaera limnophila DNA window includes the following coding sequences:
- a CDS encoding sensor histidine kinase encodes MTDHPLSGRSLLRFAGIGTFWTLVGLAFASQFYLSSTLLGRSVTWGQAIGYSLGDWYVWAVLSLPVLWLARRYPPEGAQPWRTAAIHLASALVCSLVYVLLRSLVGVAHSRLLDEPVTFAEVFRPLLVRTFPFNLLVYGVIVTISHAIDYYRKYHERTVHSLELEKHLTEARLQSLLRQLKPHFLFNTLNGIASLMHSDVHAADKMLVRLGELLRLTMHHPGQPLTKLREEIAFIEKYLEIERIRFRDRLTVEITAAPDTLDADVPSLIIQPLVENAIRHGLEPHARPGRITVMTRREGGGLLLVVRDNGGGMPAGGFTREGIGLANTRERLRELYGERHRFELANHPEGGLEVRLLIPL; translated from the coding sequence ATGACCGACCATCCCCTGTCCGGCCGATCGCTGCTCCGCTTCGCGGGCATCGGGACGTTCTGGACCCTGGTGGGCCTGGCCTTTGCGAGCCAGTTTTACCTGTCCAGCACCCTGCTGGGGCGCTCGGTGACCTGGGGCCAGGCCATCGGCTACTCGCTCGGGGACTGGTACGTGTGGGCGGTGCTCTCCCTCCCGGTGCTTTGGCTGGCGCGGCGTTACCCGCCGGAAGGCGCGCAGCCCTGGCGCACCGCGGCCATCCACCTGGCGTCCGCGCTGGTGTGCTCGCTCGTCTATGTGTTGCTGCGCTCGCTGGTCGGCGTGGCCCACAGCCGCCTGCTCGACGAGCCCGTGACCTTTGCCGAGGTCTTCCGGCCGCTGTTGGTGCGCACCTTCCCGTTCAACCTGCTGGTGTATGGCGTCATCGTGACCATCAGCCACGCCATCGATTATTACCGCAAGTATCACGAGCGCACGGTGCACTCGCTCGAGCTGGAGAAGCACCTCACCGAGGCGCGGCTCCAGTCGCTGCTCCGCCAGCTCAAGCCCCACTTCCTTTTCAACACGCTCAACGGCATCGCCTCGCTGATGCACAGCGACGTGCACGCCGCCGACAAGATGCTGGTGCGCCTCGGCGAGCTGTTGCGCCTGACGATGCACCACCCGGGCCAGCCGCTGACGAAGCTGCGCGAGGAGATCGCCTTCATCGAGAAATACCTCGAGATCGAGCGCATCCGTTTCCGGGACCGGCTCACGGTCGAGATCACGGCGGCGCCCGACACGCTCGACGCCGACGTGCCGAGCCTGATCATCCAGCCGTTGGTGGAGAATGCCATCCGCCACGGGCTCGAGCCGCACGCCCGCCCGGGCCGGATCACGGTGATGACGCGGCGCGAGGGCGGCGGCCTGTTGCTCGTCGTGCGCGACAATGGCGGTGGGATGCCCGCCGGCGGCTTCACCCGCGAGGGCATCGGCCTCGCCAACACGCGCGAGCGGCTCCGCGAGCTGTATGGCGAGCGGCACCGCTTCGAGCTGGCCAACCACCCGGAGGGCGGATTGGAAGTGCGGCTGTTGATCCCCCTCTAG
- a CDS encoding CRTAC1 family protein, producing the protein MTTPAARPHPALPANPPVRSVVPPLLPVLLPLVVAAILLGALFAWLFPPAAGTGAPVVRFTDVTAAAGLRFSHRPGADEAPTTLGGAVTVLDYNADGRPDLFFVNGAPWPWEETLEKRLVRSSALYRNDGNGRFTDVTAAAGLNTEMQGMAAAAGDYDADGHPDLFVSAVGTNRLFRNLGGGRFEDVTEFAGLGGDENTWSTGAAWLDTDADGRLDLVVLHYARWPQEVGLGSAFAVAEMGRSYGNPTGFFSSPPTVWHNRGDGRFAAAADSAGLRDIDPETGRPVAWPLALTVLDVNGDRRSDLLIAYHNHGPALFLAQGDGTFARQAGVQGPRQEGAAAGLASASALPFAQSPGDRDRLQALLAAGLAEDTAAGLALASKLGVVVLDLDLDGRPELFSGQGRAEPGTNKFEGGRAFAAVPRVLWSRGETWQPLADEETALPALTARGVAAADFDGDGDPDLVIAQHNGPAVLLRNDQRTGSPWLRLQLTATRSEPGAGGARVEVHTPRRVLTQTAGPALGFMTQSESTLTFGLGDDARVRKLVIQWPSGQVQELRPTGLNQTLAIREP; encoded by the coding sequence GTGACCACCCCTGCCGCCCGCCCCCACCCCGCCCTGCCGGCGAACCCGCCGGTTCGCTCCGTGGTCCCGCCCCTGCTGCCGGTGCTGCTGCCGCTCGTGGTCGCGGCCATCCTGCTCGGCGCGCTGTTTGCGTGGCTCTTTCCCCCGGCGGCCGGCACCGGTGCGCCGGTGGTGCGGTTCACCGACGTCACGGCGGCGGCTGGTCTGCGCTTCAGCCACCGGCCGGGAGCCGACGAGGCCCCGACCACGCTCGGCGGGGCGGTCACCGTGCTGGACTACAACGCGGACGGCCGGCCCGACCTGTTTTTCGTCAATGGGGCGCCGTGGCCCTGGGAGGAAACCCTCGAGAAGCGCCTGGTCCGCAGCAGCGCGCTTTATCGCAACGACGGCAACGGTCGCTTCACCGATGTGACCGCCGCCGCCGGCCTTAACACCGAGATGCAGGGCATGGCCGCCGCCGCCGGGGACTACGATGCCGACGGCCACCCCGACCTGTTTGTCTCGGCCGTGGGCACCAACCGGCTCTTCCGCAACCTCGGGGGCGGCCGGTTCGAGGATGTCACCGAATTTGCCGGCCTCGGCGGCGACGAGAACACCTGGAGCACCGGTGCCGCCTGGCTCGACACGGATGCCGACGGCCGCCTCGACTTGGTGGTGTTGCACTACGCCCGCTGGCCCCAGGAGGTGGGGCTCGGCTCCGCCTTTGCCGTCGCCGAGATGGGCCGCTCCTACGGCAACCCGACCGGCTTTTTCAGCTCCCCGCCCACCGTCTGGCACAACCGCGGCGACGGGCGCTTCGCCGCGGCCGCCGACTCGGCCGGTTTGCGGGACATCGACCCCGAGACCGGCCGGCCCGTGGCCTGGCCGCTGGCCCTCACGGTCCTCGACGTGAACGGCGACCGGCGCTCCGACCTGCTGATCGCCTATCACAACCACGGCCCGGCGCTGTTCCTCGCGCAGGGTGACGGCACCTTCGCGCGGCAGGCCGGGGTGCAGGGCCCTCGCCAGGAAGGGGCCGCCGCCGGCCTGGCCTCGGCCAGCGCCCTGCCCTTCGCCCAAAGCCCGGGCGACCGCGACCGCCTGCAGGCCCTGCTCGCCGCGGGCCTGGCGGAAGACACCGCCGCCGGCCTCGCCCTCGCGAGCAAGCTCGGGGTGGTCGTGCTCGATCTCGATCTGGACGGCCGGCCCGAGCTGTTCTCCGGCCAGGGCCGCGCCGAACCCGGCACCAACAAATTTGAAGGCGGCCGCGCTTTCGCCGCCGTGCCACGGGTGCTGTGGTCCCGGGGCGAGACTTGGCAGCCGCTGGCCGACGAGGAGACCGCCCTGCCCGCCCTGACGGCGCGCGGCGTCGCGGCCGCCGACTTTGACGGCGACGGCGACCCGGACCTGGTGATCGCGCAGCACAACGGCCCCGCCGTGCTGCTCCGCAACGACCAGCGCACCGGCTCGCCCTGGCTGCGGCTGCAACTCACGGCCACCCGCAGCGAGCCCGGCGCCGGCGGCGCCCGCGTCGAGGTGCACACGCCGCGCCGCGTCCTCACGCAGACCGCCGGCCCGGCCCTCGGCTTCATGACCCAGTCGGAATCCACCCTCACCTTCGGCCTCGGCGATGACGCCCGCGTGCGCAAACTCGTGATCCAGTGGCCCTCCGGCCAGGTCCAGGAACTCCGGCCCACCGGCCTCAACCAGACCCTGGCCATCCGGGAACCGTAG
- a CDS encoding YchJ family protein: MSNCPCGSGSTFDTCCGPILGGAPAPTAEALMRSRYTAYVKRDIAHLERSLSADQRKDFAADEAKKWAESSEWLGLKIIETQEGGPDDKLGAVHFSAKFKTEGEEREHLEVALFGREEGRWVYTGQLNEPGRTVRRETPKVGRNDPCPCGSGKKYKKCCGVAA; this comes from the coding sequence ATGAGCAACTGTCCCTGTGGTTCCGGTTCCACCTTTGATACCTGCTGCGGTCCGATCCTCGGCGGCGCGCCCGCCCCGACGGCGGAGGCGCTGATGCGTTCGCGCTACACCGCCTACGTGAAGCGCGACATTGCCCACCTCGAGCGCTCGCTCAGCGCCGACCAGCGCAAGGACTTCGCCGCCGACGAGGCCAAGAAGTGGGCCGAGAGCTCCGAGTGGCTCGGCCTCAAGATCATCGAGACCCAGGAGGGCGGCCCCGACGATAAGCTGGGCGCCGTGCATTTTTCCGCCAAGTTCAAGACCGAGGGCGAGGAACGCGAGCACCTCGAGGTCGCCCTTTTCGGCCGTGAGGAAGGCCGCTGGGTCTACACCGGCCAGTTGAACGAGCCCGGCCGGACGGTGCGCCGCGAGACCCCCAAGGTCGGCCGCAACGATCCCTGCCCCTGCGGCAGCGGCAAGAAATACAAGAAGTGCTGCGGCGTCGCCGCCTGA